In Spiroplasma litorale, a single genomic region encodes these proteins:
- a CDS encoding ATP-binding cassette domain-containing protein, with the protein MIVYKNVSLMYSVNTGIKNFNLEIKDNEKVAIIGPNGSGKTTLLKITLGFSKYYKGEVLIKEVSNKDNKFNLNNIGYVSSENIFPSFSKVKTIVNLYKKLKNDENNKLDYISKLLKINLKEKKYFKSLSTGMIQKVKLCLALSYDNDYYIFDEPTNGLDAIIREKTLNYIYENLKQKTIIYCTHLIEEITTFFDRLIIIKDNTIKLDVEINEKTNVKNIFYEVYGEEIND; encoded by the coding sequence ATGATAGTATACAAAAATGTTTCGTTAATGTATTCCGTTAATACAGGTATCAAAAATTTTAACTTAGAAATAAAAGATAATGAGAAGGTTGCTATAATTGGTCCTAATGGTAGTGGTAAAACTACTTTGTTAAAAATTACTCTTGGATTTTCAAAATATTATAAGGGAGAAGTACTTATTAAGGAAGTTTCAAATAAGGACAATAAATTTAACTTAAATAATATAGGATATGTTTCTAGTGAAAACATATTCCCAAGTTTTTCTAAAGTAAAAACAATTGTAAATTTATATAAAAAACTTAAAAATGATGAAAACAACAAATTAGATTATATTTCTAAATTATTAAAAATTAATTTAAAGGAAAAAAAATATTTTAAATCTCTTTCTACTGGTATGATTCAGAAAGTTAAACTTTGCTTAGCTCTTAGTTATGATAATGATTATTACATCTTTGATGAGCCTACAAATGGTCTTGATGCAATCATTAGAGAAAAGACTTTAAATTATATTTATGAAAACCTAAAACAAAAAACTATAATATATTGCACTCATTTAATTGAAGAAATAACAACATTTTTTGACAGATTAATAATTATAAAAGATAATACAATTAAATTAGATGTAG